The DNA region CATTTTACAATGACTTTTTGTCCAGGTTTGAGGACAATAACTTTAACCTTATGATGATGTTTATTCATAAGAACGAACTCCTCCTTTCGAAGAAGATAATTCATACTATGCAGACATTTAAAAATGAACTGGACTAATAACTTATCTTCTCAAAACTCCTCATGGTCCTGCTCAAAGAATCCCATTAGCTTTAATGTATTGGCCATACTCTCGGTTCCCTCAAGTATCTTCCTGCGGATCGTGCTATCGGACAAACCATGTCGAAAGATCAACAACGTCTCCTTATAAGAGTATCCCTGCATGTATCTGTAATCGACAGCCTTCCTTGACTCGTCATCCTGTATCAAACTATGGCCCTTTCAAGTTGCTGCGGTGTAGAACCGATACCGTTGATACACCCAGCGCTGCTTTTGAATCGGTATCGTAGCATTGGCTCTCTTGTCCGCATGCAGATCCTCCTGATCGATCCGGCGGGCGACTTCTCCGTCAATTGTCGTCTGCTTCAACTCTTCCTCAAACTTTTCAAAATCCTGCATAAGCAGTGTCATTTCTTTATATTAGCTGAGCAGGAATTTTGTCCGCTGGATCTCTGCTTCATTTGCCTTTGGAAAGAGCTCTGCTTGTCTCCATGCCACCGCCATAATGGTGAGTGGAATTAATTATCTTCAGACCCCCGCCCCGACCAAGGATGTGGGGGGCTTTGCTTTGTCATCTACTATTACCTCGTTTGTTAGTGATACCCCAACAGCATTCATGAACCTTCTATTATTTTTGAACAATAAAGTTGGTTCCAAAAGCATGCCATTCTACTATTTTCGATAGAAATCCAAACCAACTCTACTATCTTTGAATATGTTGAAGTATCTAGAAAACGGGAGGTGATTACTATGTCCCGGAAAAAAAAGAAGGTAGTTATTATTATCGTCGTAAAATAATGAAGTCGTATAAAACACGCCGCTAGATTAACTGAACGATCAATCTTGCAAGAAAGGGCCACTAGCTGGCCCTTTCTTGCTTTCCTTTTAAAAGAAATTAAATCGAGTGCAAAGAAGCTATTCTAAATACAATTGGTGACTCGATCTTAGGGAACCAAATCGAGGACGAAAAACCCACTTTACTCGACTAAAGGTTAGAAGAATGTTAGACGTGCAGGTTATTTAACAAAAACGGCGCGTTTCCGATAAACTCGGAAAACCGCGCCGTTATTGACTTTCTAAGGATGCTGGTGAAGGGAATTGAACCCCCGACCTACGCATTACGAGTGCGTTGCTCTACCCCTGAGCTACACCAGCAAGTTTGTTATTTTGAAACAACAAAATATATTATATTCCTTCGACGGGAAAATGCAAGTCCCTCATTAATGGAAAAAACACCCTATAGGAGAGTTGCATTACCCGCCTAATTTCTCCTGCACCGATTGAATCTTCTGCTTGCTTGAGGATGCCCGGTCGCGCCGGTCGTCAATTTTGACCGAGGTGGATACCCGCTTGGCGCCCGCCAAGAACGGCGCCTCGTGCAACGCCTCGATTGCACGCCAAATCATAGGAAGCTCCCCTTCAATAATCGTGCTCATCGAAGTCAATTCGTACGATATTCCCTCCTGTTGCTTCAATATACGCTGCATTTCCGCGACATATGAGCTTAAGCTGGTCGTTGCCGTTCCGATCGGAATGACCGTTACTTCTGCAATTGCCATCACAATAACCTCCCTCGAAGCATTCCATTCATCCACAACGTGGTTGAATCCGATATAGATATCATATCAATTCCGGGGCGTCTTTTCAAAATTTCGTAAAACTCATCAACACACAATATCTTGTATGTCCAAGATCAAATTTTTATATGAGTCATACGATCCGTTGTCAAAACGCAACCGATGCGGAATCCGCGCAAAAACCGTCGCATTTGGTCACAATCCATGGAATCTTGAGCGGTTTTGACTGTTGGCCAACTAGCATATTACCTGTCCGTTTGCTATAATTCTCCTTGCGTTTATTTTTAAGAAATTGGTTTACAGATACAAGATATTGGGTTACATTAGATTAACGACAACCAAATATAGTGTGTACAGGTGCCGCGCTAGCCTATCAGGCAGTCCGGCTTAATAGGGAAGCATGGTGAAAATCCATCACGGACCCGCCACTGTAAAGGCCTCGGGGCTGTTATGCATATACAGCTGCCGGCAGTTT from Paenibacillus ihbetae includes:
- a CDS encoding MTH1187 family thiamine-binding protein, whose protein sequence is MAIAEVTVIPIGTATTSLSSYVAEMQRILKQQEGISYELTSMSTIIEGELPMIWRAIEALHEAPFLAGAKRVSTSVKIDDRRDRASSSKQKIQSVQEKLGG